The proteins below are encoded in one region of Phaseolus vulgaris cultivar G19833 chromosome 1, P. vulgaris v2.0, whole genome shotgun sequence:
- the LOC137814262 gene encoding putative uridine kinase C227.14 has product MEATFSSTTARGYWTQARASAVENRDRNPCSLSIARSSQFVQLSLPTRKSSLYKVLSAEKEHIHVVEGSRVDELYDALVARLLPLVLLSPNPNHKLLVGLAGPPGAGKSTVAHEVARRINKLWLEKASSFDSKVQPPDVAIVVPMDGFHLYRSELDAMENPEEAHARRGAPWTFNPLRLLTCLKNLKIDGSVSVPSFDHGVGDPVEDDIFVNLQHKVVIVEGNYLLLEDGVWKEISSLFDEKWFIDIDIDKAMQRVLKRHISTGKPPDIAKQRIENNDRLNAELIMKSKKNADIVIKSVDF; this is encoded by the exons ATGGAAGCAACTTTCTCTTCAACGACGGCAAGAGGGTATTGGACCCAGGCTCGTGCTTCGGCAG TGGAGAATCGCGATCGGAATCCGTGTTCACTGTCCATCGCACGCTCTAGCCAGTTTGTGCAGCTGTCACTTCCAACGAGGAAGAGCTCTCTCTATAAG GTTTTATCCGCTGAAAAAGAACACATTCACGTTGTCGAGGGAAG TCGTGTTGATGAGTTATATGATGCATTGGTTGCAAGACTTCTGCCTTTGGTGCTACTGTCACCAAATCCTAATCACAA GCTTTTAGTTGGCCTGGCCGGTCCTCCGGGTGCTGGAAAAAGCACTGTAGCACATGAAGTAGCCAGACGCATAAACAAACTTTGGCTAGAGAAAGCTTCTTCCTTTGACTCTAAGGTGCAACCTCCAGATGTTGCGATTGTGGTTCCTATGGATGGTTTTCATCTTTATCGTTCTGAACTAGATGCAATGGAG AATCCTGAGGAAGCACATGCCAGAAGGGGAG CTCCCTGGACATTCAATCCATTGCGACTTCTCACATGTCTCAAGAATCTAAAAATTGAT GGATCAGTTTCTGTACCATCATTTGACCATGGTGTTGGGGACCCAGTGGAAGATGATATCTTTGTGAACCTTCA GCACAAGGTTGTTATTGTAGAAGGTAACTATTTGCTCTTGGAAGATGGGGTATGGAAGGAGATATCATCTTTGTTTGACGAGAAATG GTTTATTGATATTGACATTGACAAAGCTATGCAGCGAGTTTTAAAGAGGCATATTTCAACTG GCAAACCTCCAGATATTGCTAAACAACGG ATAGAGAACAACGACAGGCTCAACGCAGAACTTATAATGAAGTCCAAGAAAAATGCTGATATAGTTATCAAGTCAGTTGATTTCTGA